Proteins encoded in a region of the Aliivibrio fischeri ATCC 7744 = JCM 18803 = DSM 507 genome:
- a CDS encoding IS3 family transposase (programmed frameshift): MTNQEKTKNKRTQRDYSLGFKLQLVAAIEKGDMTYKQAQNIYGIQGRSTVLTWLRKHGKMDWSQSPKIIMPKSPKAKESPAQKIKRLERELDDERMRNLLLNEVVNIMDAEHGAGLRKKYIGQGARSLQKQKMISLERASQLLGITRQCIYQQERRALKRAVELSPVKNMVQEIRRYMPRIGGKKLYFLLKPKFITHGIKLGRDNFFSYLRNECLLVKPKRSYTKTTYSKHWMKKHPNLLKEVTPQASEEVFVSDITYVQSQKGIHYLSLVTDAYSRKIMGYELSDEMKATDVVKALDMAIDSRQYQRSTIHHSDRGLQYCSKVYQEKLNKNDIKPSMTDGYDCYQNALAERINGILKQEFLLYDCKDLEELRHLVEESIFIYNEMRPHLSLGMSTPNQVHKKAKCVRT, encoded by the exons ATGACAAATCAAGAAAAAACAAAGAATAAGCGAACTCAACGCGATTATTCATTAGGCTTTAAATTGCAGCTTGTTGCCGCTATAGAAAAAGGCGATATGACCTATAAGCAAGCTCAAAACATTTATGGCATTCAAGGTCGATCTACCGTACTTACTTGGTTAAGAAAACACGGTAAGATGGACTGGTCTCAATCACCTAAGATTATTATGCCTAAATCCCCGAAAGCGAAAGAATCGCCTGCACAAAAAATTAAACGTTTAGAGCGAGAGCTTGATGATGAAAGAATGCGTAATTTATTACTTAATGAAGTAGTGAATATCATGGACGCAGAACATGGTGCAGGCCTTAGAAAAAAGTATATTG GCCAAGGAGCAAGAAGTCTTCAAAAGCAGAAAATGATCAGCTTAGAGCGAGCTAGTCAGCTACTTGGCATTACAAGACAATGTATATACCAACAAGAACGTAGAGCTCTGAAACGTGCCGTTGAACTTTCACCGGTTAAAAATATGGTGCAAGAAATTCGTCGATATATGCCTCGTATTGGAGGTAAAAAATTATATTTTTTACTTAAGCCCAAATTCATCACTCATGGCATAAAGTTAGGCAGAGATAACTTTTTTTCCTATTTAAGAAATGAGTGCTTATTAGTAAAACCTAAACGAAGTTATACAAAAACTACCTATAGTAAGCATTGGATGAAAAAACATCCTAATTTACTTAAAGAAGTAACACCTCAAGCATCTGAAGAGGTTTTTGTTAGTGATATCACTTACGTTCAATCACAAAAAGGTATTCATTATTTATCTTTAGTAACAGATGCTTATAGTCGAAAGATAATGGGATATGAATTAAGTGATGAAATGAAAGCTACTGATGTAGTCAAAGCTCTTGATATGGCGATAGATAGCCGTCAATATCAAAGGAGTACGATTCATCATTCAGACCGAGGATTACAGTATTGTTCAAAGGTTTATCAGGAAAAATTGAATAAAAATGATATTAAGCCATCAATGACGGATGGTTATGATTGCTATCAAAATGCATTAGCAGAGCGAATAAATGGGATACTTAAACAAGAGTTTCTTTTGTATGACTGTAAAGATTTAGAGGAGTTAAGGCATTTAGTTGAAGAATCTATTTTTATTTATAATGAAATGCGGCCACATTTAAGCTTGGGAATGAGTACACCAAATCAAGTACACAAAAAAGCCAAGTGCGTACGCACTTAG
- a CDS encoding D-alanine--D-alanine ligase translates to MTHILLLCGGGGTEHEVSLVSSKYIAQQLSELDSFEITHLEIKDEGWFHIESGLKYELRSDKTLLSGETVSSPVDYVVPCIHGYPGETGDIQSMLDMLSIPYLGCDAESSTNSFNKITSKLWYDALGIPNTPYLFLTENNEETHQSALAAFKQWGGLFVKAACQGSSVGCYKVTSEEELAQAINGAFGYSQQVLVEKAVKPRELEVAAYEIDGQLFTTAPGEVTAPDGAFYTYDEKYGSGSHSTTSLDAQNLTEEQVKLIDQYSRKVFTQMKLKDLSRIDFFLTDDNEIYLNEVNTFPGMTPISMFPKLLEHNGDCFKTFLQKAVLNAIK, encoded by the coding sequence ATGACTCATATCCTTTTACTTTGTGGCGGTGGCGGCACTGAACACGAAGTTTCATTAGTTTCTTCAAAATATATCGCTCAACAACTTTCTGAACTTGATTCCTTTGAGATCACGCATCTTGAGATTAAAGATGAAGGTTGGTTTCATATTGAATCTGGCTTGAAGTACGAATTACGTTCAGACAAAACATTATTAAGCGGTGAGACAGTTAGCTCTCCAGTGGATTACGTTGTTCCGTGTATTCATGGTTACCCTGGTGAAACCGGCGATATTCAATCTATGTTAGATATGCTTAGCATTCCGTACTTAGGATGTGATGCAGAATCAAGTACAAATAGCTTCAATAAGATCACATCTAAGCTTTGGTATGATGCGCTTGGTATCCCAAATACACCGTACTTATTCTTAACTGAAAATAATGAAGAAACCCATCAGTCAGCATTAGCTGCATTTAAGCAATGGGGCGGGCTATTTGTAAAAGCGGCATGTCAGGGTTCATCGGTTGGTTGTTACAAGGTAACTTCTGAGGAAGAGCTAGCGCAAGCAATTAATGGTGCCTTCGGCTATTCACAACAAGTGTTGGTTGAAAAAGCGGTAAAACCTCGTGAACTTGAAGTTGCAGCATACGAAATTGATGGGCAACTATTTACGACGGCTCCAGGTGAAGTAACGGCACCTGATGGTGCTTTTTATACGTATGACGAAAAATACGGTAGCGGTAGCCATTCAACGACATCTTTAGATGCACAGAATCTTACAGAAGAACAAGTTAAGCTGATCGATCAATACAGCCGTAAAGTATTCACTCAAATGAAACTTAAAGACCTTTCTCGTATTGATTTCTTCCTAACGGATGATAATGAAATTTACTTAAATGAAGTGAATACGTTCCCAGGAATGACGCCAATTTCAATGTTCCCTAAGTTGTTAGAACATAATGGCGATTGCTTCAAAACTTTCTTGCAAAAAGCAGTGCTTAACGCAATTAAGTAA
- a CDS encoding SPOR domain-containing protein, whose translation MKRIIPITLTALLAGCTSSSYTTNITTDSSEEVYQVSQPIEQEETTFEETEVVAVAEAEVEKPVVKLTPEEAASPEATDAAVKILPPTEKQQDMHNRYGYTLQILALSRKTDLSTYAAKLSGEQPVWMNRKTVNNMPWYTILYGDYATPAEARAAIKQLPADIQAYGPFVRSINSIKQSDNPELHKLN comes from the coding sequence ATGAAAAGAATCATTCCTATTACGTTAACCGCACTGCTAGCAGGATGTACAAGCAGTTCGTATACCACAAACATTACTACTGATTCATCTGAAGAGGTGTATCAAGTTTCTCAGCCGATTGAGCAAGAAGAAACCACTTTTGAAGAAACAGAGGTTGTTGCTGTAGCTGAAGCTGAAGTAGAGAAACCTGTTGTAAAATTAACACCAGAAGAAGCGGCTTCTCCTGAAGCAACAGACGCTGCTGTTAAGATTTTACCACCAACGGAAAAGCAACAAGATATGCATAACCGTTATGGTTATACACTTCAAATTTTGGCTCTAAGTCGTAAGACTGACCTTTCTACTTACGCTGCTAAACTTTCTGGCGAGCAGCCTGTGTGGATGAACCGTAAAACAGTAAACAATATGCCTTGGTATACAATTTTATACGGTGATTACGCAACACCTGCAGAAGCACGTGCTGCAATTAAACAACTTCCTGCTGACATTCAAGCGTACGGCCCGTTTGTAAGAAGTATTAATAGCATTAAACAATCAGATAATCCTGAATTACATAAGTTAAATTAA
- a CDS encoding bifunctional acetate--CoA ligase family protein/GNAT family N-acetyltransferase, with translation MPDLKQLLRPESIAVIGASTHPDRAGHIVMRNLLEGGFNGPIMPVHPSYKSVCGILAYKEISELPITPDFAILCTEAKKNVSILEELGEKGVRCAIILSSDMNLYCNGIGEPLPYEAKRIAAKYNMRILGPNSLGIILPWINLNASFSPINANKGNIAFISQSAAVCTTILDWANEKNIGFSAFVSLGDGLDIDFSELLDTLCTDSKTEAILLYIDSIKDARQFMSAARAAARNRRILVVKSGRSVAGSKAAQLHTNGQLSLDAVYDSAIRRAGMLRVSNTHELFAAVETLAHPIPFRGHRLAIVTNGGGPAIMAVDSLMQQGGKLADFSETLIQKLNKTLPENWSHANPIDIGGDANDTRYCNAVNALLDSDDCDAILIMHSPSAVSNATKTSEKLISLIQNHKRKAKFTILTNWSGETSSKEARLLFTQAGIPTYRTPESAVSAFLHLVEYHRNQGLLIETPVSSGHISKHDAQMAREWLENCVTHNLTELDTHETQALYSCYGFKTLDTWITEDPVETGYVADKIGYPVAVKLRSPDIPHKSDVHGVVLNLNTNEEVITAAQSILDRVSLSYPSARISGLSVQKMAARAGSQELRIKVCQDPVFGPVILLGEGGSEWDLNNNAAVALPPLNMALAENLIKHAIKENIIHNRNSPNKMSLFDLSAFLVRLSQMILDCPEIVELDIHPLLVSGMDLTIIDSSMKVQHFNGDIHKRLAIRPYPNELEEFAQLKDGSSVLLRPILPEDEPKHASFISQVSHDDLYKRFFSEVGEFNHEALANFTQIDYDREMAFVATKQVDGEEIIIAVVRALSDPNHTNTEFAVLVRSDLKGLGLGKILMKKIIRYCQSIGIKVMTGMTMPANHGMIGLAQHLGFSVDIQMSDGVVDMFLEL, from the coding sequence ATGCCAGATTTAAAACAATTACTGCGCCCCGAATCCATCGCTGTTATTGGTGCTTCCACACACCCTGATAGAGCAGGACATATTGTAATGCGTAACTTATTAGAAGGTGGTTTTAATGGGCCAATAATGCCTGTTCACCCAAGTTATAAATCTGTGTGTGGCATCTTGGCATATAAAGAAATTTCTGAATTACCTATTACACCTGATTTTGCCATTTTGTGTACCGAAGCAAAAAAGAACGTCTCTATTCTTGAAGAACTTGGGGAAAAAGGCGTTCGTTGCGCCATTATCTTATCGTCAGATATGAATTTGTACTGTAATGGAATAGGTGAACCTTTGCCTTATGAAGCAAAACGTATTGCAGCCAAATATAATATGCGGATCTTGGGTCCTAATAGCCTAGGGATTATTCTTCCGTGGATTAATTTAAATGCCTCTTTCTCACCTATCAACGCCAACAAAGGAAACATTGCATTCATATCGCAATCAGCTGCGGTATGTACGACAATTTTAGATTGGGCAAATGAAAAGAACATTGGGTTTTCAGCTTTTGTTTCACTAGGTGATGGGCTTGATATTGATTTCAGTGAACTGCTCGACACCCTTTGTACCGATTCAAAAACAGAAGCCATTCTTCTGTATATAGATTCAATTAAAGATGCTCGTCAATTTATGTCCGCCGCCCGTGCAGCCGCTCGTAATCGTCGTATATTAGTGGTTAAAAGTGGACGTTCTGTCGCAGGAAGTAAAGCGGCTCAATTACATACCAATGGTCAATTGAGTTTGGATGCGGTTTACGATTCTGCAATCAGACGAGCTGGAATGCTTAGAGTATCTAATACTCACGAGCTTTTCGCTGCTGTAGAAACACTTGCACACCCTATTCCATTTAGAGGTCATCGATTGGCAATAGTGACCAATGGTGGCGGTCCAGCAATCATGGCCGTTGATAGTCTCATGCAACAAGGTGGAAAATTAGCGGATTTTAGTGAAACATTAATCCAAAAGTTAAATAAGACACTACCTGAAAACTGGTCCCACGCTAATCCTATTGATATTGGAGGTGATGCCAATGACACACGTTATTGTAATGCGGTTAATGCCCTGTTAGACAGTGATGATTGTGATGCCATACTCATTATGCACAGCCCATCAGCGGTTTCAAACGCAACAAAAACGTCTGAAAAATTAATAAGCTTGATTCAAAACCATAAACGAAAAGCAAAATTTACCATATTGACGAACTGGTCAGGAGAAACCTCTTCAAAAGAAGCTCGATTACTCTTTACGCAAGCCGGAATACCAACATATAGAACACCTGAAAGTGCTGTATCTGCATTTTTGCATCTGGTTGAATACCATAGAAACCAAGGGTTATTAATAGAGACTCCTGTGTCATCCGGTCACATTAGTAAGCATGACGCACAAATGGCTCGTGAATGGTTAGAGAACTGTGTTACGCATAACCTAACTGAATTAGATACGCATGAAACCCAAGCTCTTTACTCTTGTTATGGTTTCAAAACATTGGATACATGGATAACTGAAGATCCAGTTGAAACCGGCTATGTCGCTGACAAGATCGGTTATCCTGTCGCAGTAAAATTGCGGTCACCAGATATTCCACATAAATCTGATGTGCATGGCGTTGTATTAAACTTAAACACCAATGAAGAAGTGATAACCGCTGCGCAATCCATACTCGACCGAGTCTCATTAAGCTATCCATCGGCACGAATTTCAGGATTAAGTGTTCAGAAGATGGCGGCAAGAGCAGGATCACAAGAGCTAAGAATTAAGGTCTGCCAAGATCCTGTCTTTGGGCCTGTGATCTTATTGGGCGAAGGTGGATCTGAATGGGATCTTAACAATAATGCAGCGGTAGCCTTACCACCCTTGAATATGGCATTAGCGGAAAACCTAATTAAGCATGCTATTAAAGAAAATATCATTCATAACCGCAACTCTCCTAACAAAATGAGTTTATTTGATTTAAGTGCGTTTCTCGTTCGCTTGTCACAAATGATACTTGATTGCCCTGAGATTGTTGAACTTGATATACACCCACTTCTTGTTTCTGGTATGGATCTCACGATTATTGATTCTTCGATGAAAGTACAACACTTTAACGGCGATATTCATAAGCGCTTAGCAATCAGACCTTACCCAAATGAATTAGAAGAATTTGCACAGCTTAAAGATGGCAGTTCTGTGTTACTTCGCCCTATTCTTCCCGAAGATGAACCCAAACATGCTTCTTTTATTTCTCAAGTATCGCATGATGATTTATATAAACGTTTCTTCTCAGAAGTTGGTGAGTTTAATCACGAAGCCCTTGCCAATTTTACGCAGATTGATTACGACCGAGAAATGGCGTTCGTTGCAACCAAACAAGTAGATGGTGAAGAAATTATTATTGCTGTTGTACGAGCTCTTTCCGATCCCAATCATACAAACACTGAATTTGCCGTGTTAGTTAGATCCGATCTAAAAGGACTAGGATTAGGAAAAATCTTGATGAAAAAAATTATTCGTTATTGCCAAAGTATTGGTATTAAAGTGATGACAGGAATGACAATGCCAGCAAATCACGGAATGATTGGACTAGCACAGCATCTAGGCTTCTCAGTAGACATTCAAATGAGTGACGGTGTTGTTGATATGTTTTTGGAACTGTAA
- a CDS encoding diguanylate cyclase domain-containing protein: MKWIENASLRQRLSLPIIIFALSLFVMFHGYNYVSTYKTEKDNLINRIKILSIGVSLNLKPALILDDKATANKILDTFSADEAILQAVVIDNDGQIFIEYKKTTQLSHAPNAVLKQQMLIDGYVIGDHFIYVSIPFVLNPQETAQMNLIVSKDILDETRDTALKMFIFMLLFFVICGYFIICKIQKWVITPVSSLNHAMQGIITRGVFDERPQVVTHDELGDLTASFNKMTSKLEERQKQLSYVLKKVEHERDFGEQIITAVQHALFVIDKKGLIILSNEASKTMFPSLSINLLESRNLLDVIKPSNEQDLLEIIDNRKEVDDLLIQTCDSKTLQITSRVLSNQNQVLLSMVDVTEALRSRTQQKLAANVFKNSQDGVLIYDADGKLTLMNPAFTDIFGYQMSELSNIPMLTLFDGHHFTTSTSLITESIQRFGQWHGEVLEKDKFGAELPLYVKASKIIDTDQYGQNSYIFIFTNLSDVKEKERLDHLAHHDVLTGLPNRAKFYQAANDTILLKKGSIGQMGLCYLDLDGFKQVNDTYGHDAGDEVLRVVAKRLEHAVRANDLASRLAGDEFVLFINPVANREQLIELADRVIYSIQAPISYKGTLLSVNVSIGITVADYNDGKDVDALLKESDKAMYEAKLTGKGKYMFHKI; this comes from the coding sequence ATGAAGTGGATAGAAAATGCATCATTGCGCCAGCGTTTATCTTTACCAATAATCATATTTGCACTGAGTTTATTCGTTATGTTTCATGGTTATAACTATGTAAGTACGTATAAAACGGAAAAAGATAATTTAATTAATCGTATTAAGATTTTATCGATTGGAGTTAGCCTTAACCTAAAACCGGCTTTAATTTTAGATGATAAAGCAACCGCCAATAAAATTTTAGATACGTTTAGTGCAGACGAAGCAATATTACAGGCTGTCGTGATAGACAATGACGGTCAAATATTTATCGAATATAAAAAAACAACCCAATTATCGCATGCGCCTAATGCTGTATTAAAACAACAAATGCTAATTGATGGGTATGTCATAGGTGACCATTTTATTTATGTGTCTATTCCATTTGTTTTAAATCCGCAAGAAACAGCACAAATGAATCTGATTGTTTCAAAAGACATACTAGATGAAACTAGAGATACCGCATTAAAGATGTTTATCTTTATGCTTCTGTTTTTTGTTATTTGCGGTTACTTCATTATTTGTAAAATACAAAAGTGGGTTATTACTCCTGTCAGCAGCTTAAACCATGCAATGCAAGGGATCATTACAAGAGGCGTGTTCGATGAACGTCCGCAAGTAGTAACTCATGATGAATTGGGTGATTTGACTGCTTCGTTTAATAAAATGACAAGTAAACTTGAAGAGCGTCAAAAGCAATTAAGTTATGTATTAAAAAAAGTAGAACATGAGAGAGATTTTGGAGAGCAAATAATCACAGCTGTCCAACATGCGCTTTTTGTTATTGATAAAAAAGGTCTTATTATTTTAAGTAATGAAGCATCAAAAACGATGTTTCCTAGTTTGTCGATTAATTTACTTGAAAGTCGTAACTTACTCGATGTGATAAAACCAAGTAATGAACAAGATTTATTAGAGATTATCGATAATCGTAAAGAAGTGGATGATTTACTTATTCAGACATGTGATAGCAAGACATTACAAATCACATCAAGAGTGCTATCGAATCAAAATCAAGTATTACTTTCAATGGTTGACGTAACTGAAGCATTGAGAAGTCGAACTCAACAGAAATTGGCAGCAAATGTATTTAAAAATAGCCAAGACGGTGTGTTGATATACGATGCAGACGGAAAATTAACACTGATGAACCCTGCATTTACCGATATCTTTGGTTATCAAATGAGTGAGTTAAGTAATATTCCCATGTTGACCTTATTCGATGGTCATCATTTCACAACATCAACGAGTTTGATTACAGAGTCAATTCAGCGTTTTGGTCAATGGCATGGAGAAGTTTTAGAAAAAGATAAGTTTGGTGCGGAACTTCCTCTGTACGTTAAAGCAAGTAAGATCATTGATACTGATCAGTATGGTCAAAATAGTTATATCTTTATATTTACAAACTTATCTGATGTTAAAGAAAAAGAGAGATTGGATCACTTAGCGCATCATGACGTATTAACCGGCCTACCTAATAGAGCAAAATTTTATCAAGCAGCGAATGATACAATATTGCTGAAAAAAGGGAGCATAGGGCAGATGGGACTTTGCTACCTTGATCTTGATGGATTTAAGCAAGTTAATGACACTTATGGGCATGATGCTGGTGATGAAGTGTTAAGAGTGGTTGCAAAGCGATTAGAACATGCGGTAAGAGCGAATGATTTGGCATCGCGTTTAGCTGGTGATGAGTTTGTGTTGTTTATTAATCCGGTTGCAAATAGAGAGCAACTGATAGAGTTAGCTGATAGGGTTATTTATTCGATACAAGCCCCCATTTCATATAAAGGTACTTTATTGTCGGTTAATGTCAGCATAGGGATTACAGTCGCGGATTATAATGATGGTAAAGATGTAGATGCATTGTTAAAAGAATCAGACAAGGCCATGTATGAGGCAAAATTAACAGGCAAAGGAAAGTATATGTTTCACAAAATTTGA
- the mog gene encoding molybdopterin adenylyltransferase encodes MTQKAKIGIVTVSDRASVGIYEDISGPAIIETLNDYLTSEWEPVYVVIPDEQDVIEKTLIELADEKNCCLVVTTGGTGPAKRDVTPEATEAVCDRMMPGFGELMRAESLKFVPTAILSRQTAGLRKDSLIVNLPGKPKSIRECLDAVFPAIPYCIDLMEGPFLECNEEVIKPFRPKAK; translated from the coding sequence ATGACTCAAAAAGCGAAAATCGGCATTGTAACCGTAAGTGATCGTGCAAGCGTTGGTATTTATGAAGATATTTCAGGACCAGCTATTATTGAAACACTAAACGATTATCTAACATCTGAGTGGGAACCTGTGTATGTGGTTATTCCAGATGAGCAAGATGTCATTGAAAAAACACTGATTGAATTAGCTGATGAAAAAAACTGCTGCTTAGTTGTAACAACGGGTGGAACAGGTCCAGCTAAACGTGATGTCACTCCTGAAGCAACAGAAGCTGTGTGTGATCGCATGATGCCCGGTTTTGGTGAGCTAATGCGTGCAGAATCATTAAAGTTTGTGCCAACAGCTATTTTATCTCGTCAAACTGCGGGTTTACGTAAAGATTCATTAATTGTAAATTTACCTGGTAAACCAAAATCAATTCGTGAATGTTTGGATGCGGTTTTCCCTGCAATTCCATATTGTATCGATCTAATGGAAGGTCCATTTCTTGAGTGTAATGAAGAAGTGATTAAACCATTCAGACCAAAAGCAAAATAA
- a CDS encoding conjugal transfer protein TraF — MKQWIKIGLLSCATVASSQVSATNFSVDGRIDAMGGAGTAAADYLTGVFYNPALVAIYSRKDDAGLLLPSAGLQVMDQGGMVDDVDQVQKGFSKIPSDPTGAAADIENGLRNLNGDALSFSMGAGMAVAIPNRYLSMAFYGKTSVEGITLPDVDALGLPADPAKPLQLADTTAVGTVALGLAEAGVAFAGYTNFLGQNITIGVTPKIQSYLTYTYVEAVNNFDFKDFDKNKTTDNSFNVDVGAVWFYGPWRFAAAGKNLIKNEIETKEITVNFANSQGGGSHGKKTYKYNYELTPTYTAGVAFMTNYFIVTADLDLNEQERFVGLDDNVQMFRAGAEIDLLYQIQLRGGFKKDLAGTYDDAFTAGIGFSPLNMFHFDLAAIYSVDSTYGVSVNMAYEY; from the coding sequence ATGAAACAGTGGATAAAAATTGGCTTACTTTCGTGCGCGACGGTAGCTTCTTCTCAAGTATCAGCAACAAATTTCAGCGTTGATGGTCGAATTGATGCTATGGGTGGCGCTGGTACTGCAGCCGCTGACTATCTTACTGGTGTTTTTTATAATCCAGCTTTAGTTGCAATATATAGCCGTAAAGATGATGCGGGTCTTTTGTTACCGAGTGCCGGTCTACAAGTCATGGACCAAGGCGGTATGGTTGATGATGTTGACCAAGTACAGAAAGGTTTTTCGAAAATACCGTCTGATCCAACAGGTGCCGCAGCTGATATTGAAAACGGTCTAAGAAATTTAAATGGCGATGCCCTGAGCTTTAGTATGGGAGCAGGGATGGCTGTTGCAATTCCTAACCGTTATTTATCAATGGCATTTTATGGCAAAACTTCGGTTGAGGGCATTACGTTACCTGATGTCGATGCGCTTGGTTTACCAGCAGACCCAGCTAAACCACTTCAACTGGCAGATACTACAGCAGTAGGTACCGTTGCTTTAGGCTTAGCAGAAGCAGGTGTTGCCTTTGCGGGATACACTAATTTCTTAGGACAAAACATCACTATTGGTGTAACACCAAAAATTCAAAGTTACTTAACGTATACCTATGTAGAAGCTGTAAACAATTTTGACTTTAAAGACTTTGATAAAAACAAAACAACAGATAACTCATTCAACGTAGATGTTGGTGCCGTGTGGTTTTACGGTCCTTGGCGTTTTGCAGCAGCAGGTAAAAACCTGATTAAAAATGAAATTGAAACCAAAGAAATCACTGTTAATTTTGCGAATTCGCAAGGTGGTGGTTCTCACGGTAAAAAAACATATAAATACAACTATGAACTTACCCCGACTTACACTGCGGGCGTAGCATTCATGACTAACTACTTTATTGTTACGGCAGATTTAGACTTAAATGAGCAAGAACGTTTTGTTGGTTTAGATGATAATGTTCAAATGTTCAGAGCAGGTGCAGAAATCGACTTACTGTACCAAATTCAGCTACGTGGTGGATTCAAGAAAGATCTTGCGGGTACTTATGATGATGCATTTACCGCAGGTATTGGTTTCTCACCACTAAATATGTTCCATTTTGACTTAGCCGCGATTTACTCAGTAGATTCAACTTATGGTGTATCTGTGAACATGGCTTACGAATACTAG
- a CDS encoding YoaH family protein, whose translation MMLDLPTLTHEEQQQAVEKIQELMRQGVGSGEAIKIISDQIRAEIAEKEKQR comes from the coding sequence ATAATGTTAGATTTACCAACATTAACCCATGAAGAACAGCAACAAGCAGTAGAGAAAATCCAAGAACTGATGCGTCAAGGCGTTGGTAGTGGAGAAGCCATTAAAATCATTTCAGACCAAATTAGAGCTGAAATTGCAGAAAAAGAGAAACAACGCTAA
- a CDS encoding DUF2861 family protein: protein MMFMRKFFVFCSLVCASYTSFANSVDWFNEQSALYTAHKQFLEGHARKGFATSIEVLQNSANENITNNIDKLLSSAISVNCGRDLSNKVIPNWLKSVSVQRVIIQSPGRLHHRLIVKFDTKKPISSLSFIKWPQEEQLTNPSIKITPTQDERITQYTYASESLNNRIQNGLYKLIIIADDKEKTQWESWVVLTTPKTEMQVAWLGKDKWKTTQTGLLKSNCPLPEMAVGIYDHQDNEYIKLWEQKYEERFPKSLPSTNVLPGSYILSVSFNHKRFQGPISIQEIQAITKVMNFGSDENTESK, encoded by the coding sequence ATGATGTTTATGCGTAAGTTTTTCGTTTTTTGCTCATTGGTTTGTGCATCATACACATCTTTTGCAAATTCAGTGGATTGGTTTAATGAGCAATCTGCATTGTATACTGCGCATAAGCAATTTTTAGAAGGGCATGCAAGAAAAGGCTTTGCCACTTCAATAGAGGTTTTGCAGAACTCGGCTAATGAGAATATCACCAATAATATTGATAAATTACTTAGCTCTGCCATTTCAGTAAATTGCGGGAGAGATTTATCTAATAAAGTGATACCGAACTGGTTAAAATCAGTAAGTGTACAACGTGTTATTATTCAGAGTCCGGGAAGATTACATCATCGATTGATTGTTAAGTTTGATACTAAAAAGCCTATATCAAGTCTTTCATTTATTAAATGGCCGCAAGAAGAGCAATTAACTAATCCGTCAATTAAAATAACACCAACACAAGATGAAAGAATCACGCAATACACTTATGCCAGCGAGTCCTTGAATAACCGAATTCAAAATGGACTGTATAAGCTGATAATTATTGCGGATGATAAAGAAAAAACACAATGGGAATCATGGGTTGTTTTAACCACGCCAAAAACAGAAATGCAAGTGGCGTGGTTAGGCAAAGATAAATGGAAAACGACACAAACCGGTTTACTTAAATCAAATTGTCCATTACCAGAAATGGCTGTTGGTATTTATGATCATCAAGATAATGAATATATAAAGTTATGGGAACAGAAGTACGAAGAGAGGTTTCCTAAATCTTTACCTTCAACAAATGTGCTACCGGGCAGCTATATTTTAAGTGTGTCGTTTAATCATAAAAGATTTCAAGGACCGATTTCCATCCAAGAAATTCAGGCAATAACCAAAGTAATGAATTTTGGTTCAGATGAAAATACAGAGAGTAAATAA